Proteins co-encoded in one Flavobacterium sp. M31R6 genomic window:
- the nth gene encoding endonuclease III has protein sequence MTKQERVTFVINTLNELYPTIPIPLDHKDPYTLLIAVLLSAQCTDVRVNQITPLLFAKADNPYDMVKMSVEEIKEIIRPCGLSPMKSKGIHGLSQILIEKHNGQVPQSFEYLEELPAVGHKTASVVMSQAFGVPAFPVDTHIHRLMYRWNLTNGKNVVQTEKDAKRIFPEELWNDLHLQIIWYGREYSPARGWNLEKDIITKTIGRKSVLSEFTKK, from the coding sequence ATGACCAAACAGGAACGCGTAACATTTGTTATAAATACGTTAAATGAACTATATCCTACTATTCCAATTCCTCTAGACCATAAAGACCCATATACTTTGCTGATTGCGGTTTTACTTTCCGCCCAATGTACGGATGTGCGCGTGAATCAAATTACACCTTTACTTTTTGCAAAAGCTGACAATCCCTATGATATGGTTAAAATGTCGGTGGAAGAAATTAAGGAAATTATTCGTCCTTGCGGTTTATCACCGATGAAATCAAAAGGAATTCATGGTTTGTCTCAAATTTTGATTGAGAAACACAATGGACAAGTACCGCAAAGTTTTGAATATCTGGAAGAATTGCCAGCTGTAGGGCATAAAACCGCCAGTGTGGTAATGTCTCAGGCCTTTGGAGTACCTGCTTTTCCAGTTGATACACATATCCACAGATTGATGTACCGATGGAATTTGACAAATGGAAAAAATGTAGTTCAAACTGAAAAAGATGCCAAACGCATTTTCCCGGAAGAATTATGGAATGATCTTCACCTTCAAATTATTTGGTACGGACGTGAGTATTCGCCTGCTAGAGGCTGGAATTTAGAGAAAGATATTATCACCAAAACGATTGGACGAAAATCAGTTTTGAGCGAATTTACCAAAAAGTAA